A single window of Culicoides brevitarsis isolate CSIRO-B50_1 chromosome 3, AGI_CSIRO_Cbre_v1, whole genome shotgun sequence DNA harbors:
- the LOC134833900 gene encoding uncharacterized protein LOC134833900 translates to MPRPTTTGVFHQYLEMIGRNEPHTHKARFWTSYVRGLGGAEEFIAGNKKKCNKRCRPWECQSCNQEKTVREKVREPDYHYAPLSRSTYGHSPRKTGQASIYCSLGYE, encoded by the exons ATGCCTCGCCCAACCACAACCGGAGTCTTCCATCAATACCTCGAGATGATTGGTCGCAACGAACCTCACACTCACAAGGCTCGCTTCTGGACGTCCTACGTGAGAGGCTTGGGAG gagCTGAAGAATTCATCGCTGGCAACAAGAAAAAGTGCAACAAGAGATGCCGCCCATGGGAATGCCAAAGCTGCAATCAAGAAAAGACTGTGCGAGAAAAGGTCCGTGAACCCGACTACCATTACGCTCCATTGTCTCGCAGCACATACGGACATTCCCCACGGAAAACTGGGCAAGCCAGCATCTATTGCAGCTTGGGATATGAATAA